A single window of candidate division WOR-3 bacterium DNA harbors:
- a CDS encoding hemerythrin domain-containing protein: protein MSQFAFLETLKKEHFLIERALRIMNVFIIREQFLEKEFSLLYHLIKDFVEENHCAKEEKVLFPLIREYEIDAQLVMADEAEKRREIIEDLEIGLKDFDKEKFFSGLQNFIEIFARHIFKEEGLIFPACETLLPSEINEKIIEEFKEYEKNEENYEYFLKIVENLEKLL, encoded by the coding sequence ATGTCTCAATTTGCTTTTTTGGAAACTTTAAAAAAGGAGCATTTTTTAATAGAACGGGCTTTGAGAATAATGAATGTATTTATAATTAGAGAACAATTCTTAGAAAAAGAATTTTCTCTTCTTTATCATTTGATTAAGGATTTTGTGGAAGAAAATCATTGTGCCAAAGAAGAGAAGGTTTTGTTTCCTTTAATAAGGGAATACGAAATTGATGCTCAGTTAGTTATGGCAGACGAAGCAGAAAAAAGAAGAGAAATTATTGAAGACTTAGAAATTGGTTTGAAAGATTTTGATAAAGAAAAATTCTTCTCCGGTTTACAAAATTTTATAGAGATTTTTGCTCGCCATATTTTTAAAGAAGAGGGTCTTATCTTTCCAGCCTGTGAGACCCTTTTGCCTTCCGAAATAAATGAAAAGATAATTGAAGAGTTTAAGGAATATGAAAAGAATGAAGAAAATTATGAATATTTTTTAAAAATCGTTGAAAATTTAGAGAAGCTTCTGTAA
- the uvrA gene encoding excinuclease ABC subunit UvrA: MAENNYIFIKGAREHNLKNLTLKIPRNKMIVITGISGSGKSSLAFDTIYAEGQRRYIESLSSYARQFLGVLEKPNVDYIEGLSPAIAIEQRTAAKNPRSTVGTVTEIYDYLRVLFARIGIPFCPYCNKEIAYQTLDQIIDQIFLYPKNTKLTILAPVVRGRKGEYQTLLEKIKKRGFLRVRVDGEIYEISEVKNLEKYKKHNIEILIDRLILNQENRKRLAESVELALKEGQGLCLVIFDEKEEKIFSEKFACVECGFSYEEISPRLFSFNSPYGACPTCHGLGTKMEIDPERLIVDPELSINEGVIEVWGEPKGRWFTSVLKALAKNYNFSLNTPWKKLPKEIKKIILYGSNEEILVEHERWDGTRYQFYEEFEGVIPHLMRIYQTTESESTREWIERYMSVLPCPECRGARLKKEALSIKIAGYSIYDVCKFSIKECYQFFDNLKLNEQERKIAGELINEIKKRLKFLIEVGVEYLTLERRTDTLGGGEEQRVRLATQIGSGLVGVTYILDEPTIGLHVRDNQKLIQTLLRLRDLGNTVIVVEHDRDTILASDYVIDLGPGAGEKGGYIVAMGTPSEIMENPNSLTGAYLAGKKEIPLPQKRREGNGKFLIVKGCSENNLKNIDICIPLGMFVCLTGVSGSGKSTFMNEILYKALAERFYGSKEKPGKFKEIIGWEEIDKVVNIDQSPIGRTPRSNPATYTNVFTPIRELFSQTKEAKMRGYPPGRFSFNVRGGRCENCGGDGVKKIEMHFLPDVYVTCEVCKGKRYNRETLEIKYKGKNIYDVLEMTVDEALEFFYNIPSIKRKLEMLKDVGLGYIKLGQPATTLSGGEAQRVKLARELSKIGTGRTLYLLDEPTTGLHFEDIRLLLIVLNRLVDKGNTVVVIEHNLEVIKCADWIIDLGPEGGENGGYVVACGRPEDIVKCEKSYTGKFLKEVLRRHGVKI; this comes from the coding sequence ATGGCCGAAAACAATTATATTTTTATCAAAGGAGCAAGAGAACATAATTTAAAAAATCTTACATTAAAAATTCCTCGAAATAAAATGATAGTCATTACGGGAATATCTGGTTCAGGAAAATCCTCTTTGGCTTTTGATACTATTTATGCTGAGGGACAGAGAAGATACATTGAGTCTCTTTCTTCTTATGCTCGGCAGTTTTTAGGAGTGTTAGAAAAACCGAATGTAGATTACATTGAAGGACTTTCCCCAGCGATTGCTATTGAACAACGAACAGCTGCTAAAAATCCTCGTTCTACCGTGGGTACGGTTACTGAAATTTACGATTACTTAAGAGTTCTTTTTGCTCGAATTGGCATTCCTTTTTGCCCTTATTGTAATAAAGAAATTGCTTATCAAACTTTAGACCAAATAATAGATCAGATTTTTCTTTATCCTAAAAATACTAAATTAACAATATTGGCACCGGTAGTGAGAGGAAGAAAAGGGGAATATCAAACGCTGTTAGAAAAAATTAAAAAAAGAGGATTTTTAAGAGTAAGAGTGGACGGAGAAATTTATGAGATTTCGGAGGTTAAAAATTTGGAAAAATACAAAAAGCATAATATTGAAATTCTTATTGATCGTCTAATTCTCAATCAAGAAAATCGAAAAAGACTAGCTGAATCAGTGGAATTAGCATTAAAAGAGGGTCAAGGATTATGTTTAGTGATTTTTGACGAAAAAGAGGAAAAAATTTTTTCGGAAAAATTTGCTTGTGTGGAGTGTGGCTTTTCTTATGAAGAAATTTCCCCTCGACTTTTTTCTTTTAATTCTCCTTATGGCGCCTGTCCCACTTGTCATGGATTGGGAACGAAAATGGAAATTGATCCAGAAAGATTAATTGTGGATCCCGAACTTTCGATTAATGAAGGAGTGATTGAAGTATGGGGAGAACCCAAAGGAAGATGGTTTACCTCTGTTTTGAAAGCATTGGCTAAAAATTATAATTTTTCTTTAAATACTCCGTGGAAAAAATTACCTAAAGAAATAAAAAAGATAATTCTTTATGGCAGCAACGAAGAAATTCTTGTGGAACATGAAAGATGGGATGGAACCCGTTATCAATTTTATGAAGAGTTTGAGGGGGTGATTCCCCATTTAATGCGAATTTATCAAACAACCGAATCGGAGAGTACTCGCGAGTGGATTGAAAGATACATGTCGGTATTACCGTGTCCAGAATGTAGAGGTGCGCGACTCAAAAAAGAGGCATTGTCGATTAAAATTGCTGGTTATTCTATTTATGATGTTTGTAAATTTTCTATAAAAGAATGTTACCAATTTTTTGATAATTTAAAATTAAACGAACAAGAAAGAAAAATTGCTGGTGAATTGATTAACGAAATTAAAAAACGTTTGAAATTTTTAATAGAAGTAGGTGTGGAGTATTTAACCTTAGAAAGAAGAACCGATACTTTGGGAGGCGGCGAGGAACAAAGAGTCAGATTAGCAACCCAAATCGGTTCGGGTTTAGTAGGGGTAACTTATATTTTGGATGAACCGACAATTGGGTTACATGTAAGGGATAATCAAAAGTTGATACAAACCTTATTAAGATTAAGAGATTTAGGAAATACCGTAATTGTTGTCGAACATGACCGCGATACAATTTTAGCGAGTGATTACGTAATTGATTTGGGTCCCGGAGCCGGAGAAAAAGGAGGTTACATTGTAGCAATGGGAACTCCTTCCGAAATAATGGAAAATCCTAACTCTTTGACAGGAGCTTATTTAGCAGGCAAGAAGGAAATTCCTTTGCCTCAAAAAAGAAGAGAAGGAAACGGTAAATTTTTAATCGTAAAAGGATGTAGCGAAAATAATTTAAAAAATATTGATATTTGTATTCCCCTCGGTATGTTTGTCTGTCTTACCGGAGTTTCTGGTTCGGGTAAAAGTACTTTTATGAACGAGATTCTTTATAAAGCTTTAGCCGAAAGGTTTTACGGTTCTAAAGAAAAACCAGGAAAATTTAAAGAAATTATCGGTTGGGAAGAAATTGACAAAGTAGTTAATATTGACCAATCACCTATTGGTCGAACACCAAGATCTAATCCAGCTACTTATACTAATGTCTTTACGCCAATAAGAGAACTTTTTTCACAAACAAAGGAAGCCAAAATGCGTGGTTATCCACCAGGAAGATTTTCTTTTAATGTTCGAGGCGGTCGATGTGAAAACTGTGGCGGCGACGGAGTTAAAAAAATTGAAATGCATTTTCTGCCAGATGTTTATGTCACTTGTGAAGTATGTAAAGGAAAGAGATATAATCGAGAAACTTTAGAAATAAAATATAAGGGGAAAAATATATACGATGTGTTAGAGATGACAGTAGATGAAGCCTTGGAATTTTTTTACAATATTCCTTCCATTAAAAGAAAATTGGAGATGTTGAAAGATGTTGGTTTAGGATATATAAAATTAGGACAACCAGCAACAACTTTATCCGGTGGGGAAGCCCAAAGAGTAAAATTAGCAAGAGAATTATCTAAAATTGGGACGGGAAGAACTTTGTATCTTTTGGATGAACCTACTACTGGATTACACTTTGAAGATATTCGTCTTCTTTTAATTGTTCTTAATCGTTTGGTGGATAAAGGAAATACTGTGGTGGTTATTGAACATAATTTAGAAGTTATAAAATGCGCTGATTGGATAATTGATTTAGGACCCGAAGGAGGCGAAAACGGTGGATATGTAGTGGCTTGTGGTAGACCAGAGGATATTGTTAAATGCGAAAAATCTTATACCGGAAAATTTTTGAAGGAGGTATTAAGAAGACATGGAGTCAAAATCTAA
- a CDS encoding TIGR00282 family metallophosphoesterase encodes MSYKIIFLGDICGEAGRKAVIQGIKTLKNKYQPDFIIVNGENSAGGFGITPKIAEELFSLGVDCITLGDHAFDRKEIISYLEKEKNIIRPLNYPLGTPGKGICIKEKNNGLFIVINLVGRVFMKPVDCPFRRIDEELAKIDKEGVIIVDFHAEATAEKQAMGYFLDGRVSAVLGTHTHIPTADEKILPKGTAYITDVGMCGAINSVLGMKIEDSLKRLLYGINYRLNPANSNFQIEGVLIEIDLSTYKAIRIERIKEKYLDFDSMSS; translated from the coding sequence ATGAGTTATAAAATTATTTTTTTAGGCGATATCTGCGGAGAAGCCGGTCGAAAGGCAGTAATCCAAGGAATAAAAACTTTGAAAAATAAGTATCAACCTGATTTCATTATCGTCAATGGCGAAAATTCGGCTGGGGGATTTGGTATTACCCCTAAAATTGCTGAAGAACTCTTTTCATTGGGAGTTGACTGTATTACTCTTGGTGACCATGCTTTTGATAGAAAAGAAATTATTTCTTATTTAGAAAAAGAAAAAAATATTATTCGGCCGCTAAATTATCCTTTAGGAACTCCTGGGAAGGGGATTTGTATAAAAGAAAAAAACAATGGGTTATTTATTGTAATAAATCTTGTTGGAAGAGTATTTATGAAACCGGTCGATTGCCCTTTTCGAAGAATTGATGAAGAATTAGCAAAAATCGATAAAGAAGGAGTTATTATTGTTGACTTTCATGCTGAAGCTACGGCTGAGAAACAAGCAATGGGATATTTTTTAGATGGCAGGGTAAGTGCTGTTTTAGGAACCCATACGCATATTCCAACTGCCGATGAAAAAATTTTACCTAAGGGAACTGCTTACATAACTGATGTTGGAATGTGCGGTGCAATTAATTCGGTATTAGGAATGAAAATTGAAGATTCCTTAAAAAGACTTCTTTATGGGATTAATTATCGTCTTAATCCAGCAAATTCTAATTTTCAAATCGAAGGAGTTCTTATTGAAATTGATCTTTCTACCTACAAAGCTATTCGAATAGAAAGAATCAAGGAAAAATATTTAGATTTTGACTCCATGTCTTCTTAA
- a CDS encoding HDIG domain-containing metalloprotein produces the protein MMYLLFFLLLFLSILLTYLLTRNFWREKYETEQKKFEEYKKKLSEENEKEKQKLIEELRKEVEKEKKKILEEQEKKLKELNEKDKELESLINLYQKKEKDYLLSLNRIQKKENELLITEKIYKVKIEYLDKLINEYQNRLLKIPNLSISEIKEELKKTFEKEIWEEHFEELKKIKEKTNEETKIIAQKILLETCQKIALPVAKEHSISFVEIPHDDFKRKLIGRKGRNIHLLENLTGTEIIVDDTPKKIFIFSFNPKRRITAKLLIEKIINENEISAETIEKSFQKTLEELERKILQTGLETCKELGIANFSEELLKKIGEMEFYVTYGQNLLAHSKEVAIISKNLALNFDIDPTNVLKAGLLHDIGKILSGEENLPHQISGANFVKKFGENEAVIQAIINHHQLDNFSSLESFLVSLANGLSHIYGAGRTIDFTETFKRLIKIEELCQEIQEVKRAYAFQLGREIRILLNVDKLSEKESNLLIRNLQQKIRHETNMLGEIKINLIYEL, from the coding sequence ATGATGTACCTTTTATTTTTTTTATTGTTATTTCTCTCTATCTTATTAACTTATTTATTAACCAGAAATTTTTGGAGGGAAAAATATGAAACGGAACAGAAAAAATTTGAAGAATATAAAAAAAAGTTATCAGAAGAAAACGAAAAAGAAAAACAAAAATTAATTGAAGAATTAAGAAAGGAGGTGGAAAAAGAGAAGAAGAAAATTTTAGAAGAGCAAGAAAAAAAATTAAAAGAACTAAACGAAAAAGATAAAGAATTAGAGAGTCTTATAAATCTTTATCAAAAAAAAGAAAAAGATTATTTATTATCTTTAAATCGTATCCAAAAAAAAGAAAATGAACTTTTGATAACGGAAAAGATTTATAAAGTAAAAATTGAATACCTTGATAAATTAATAAACGAGTATCAGAATCGCCTATTAAAAATACCCAATTTGAGTATCTCAGAAATAAAAGAAGAATTAAAGAAGACTTTCGAAAAGGAGATATGGGAGGAACATTTTGAAGAATTAAAAAAAATAAAAGAAAAAACGAATGAAGAAACAAAAATTATTGCCCAAAAAATTTTATTAGAAACTTGCCAAAAAATCGCTTTACCAGTAGCAAAAGAGCATAGTATTTCTTTTGTCGAAATTCCTCACGACGATTTTAAAAGAAAGTTAATTGGTCGGAAAGGAAGAAATATTCATTTGTTAGAAAATCTTACTGGCACAGAAATTATTGTTGACGATACCCCTAAAAAAATTTTTATCTTTTCTTTTAATCCTAAAAGAAGAATTACTGCTAAATTATTAATTGAAAAGATTATAAATGAAAACGAAATTTCTGCCGAAACAATCGAAAAATCCTTTCAAAAAACCTTGGAAGAATTGGAAAGAAAAATACTGCAAACTGGCTTAGAGACCTGTAAAGAATTAGGAATTGCGAATTTCTCTGAGGAGTTATTAAAAAAAATTGGAGAAATGGAATTTTATGTCACCTACGGACAAAATCTTCTTGCCCATTCCAAGGAAGTCGCAATTATTAGTAAAAACTTAGCCCTTAATTTTGATATTGATCCTACTAATGTTTTAAAAGCAGGTCTTCTACATGATATCGGCAAAATTCTTTCTGGTGAAGAAAATCTACCACATCAGATAAGTGGAGCTAATTTTGTTAAAAAATTTGGTGAAAACGAAGCAGTAATCCAAGCAATCATTAACCATCATCAATTAGATAATTTTTCTTCTTTAGAATCTTTTTTAGTCTCCTTGGCCAATGGTCTTTCTCATATCTATGGAGCAGGTCGGACAATTGATTTCACCGAAACTTTTAAAAGATTAATAAAAATTGAGGAACTATGTCAAGAAATTCAAGAGGTTAAGAGAGCATATGCTTTCCAATTAGGGAGAGAAATCCGAATTTTATTAAATGTTGATAAACTTAGTGAAAAAGAAAGTAATCTATTAATAAGAAATCTTCAACAGAAAATAAGACACGAAACTAATATGTTAGGTGAAATTAAAATAAATTTAATTTATGAGTTATAA
- a CDS encoding cell division protein ZapA, which yields MNTYRLQFLDQIYEIKSDKNEEYLKRLFNLLEDKVKELKKKFPYLDFSELIFFGSLNLIEELMDNYEKNEKILKERLDLLIEKLVNNKGSR from the coding sequence ATGAATACCTATCGTCTTCAATTCTTAGACCAAATTTATGAAATTAAAAGTGACAAAAATGAGGAATATCTTAAAAGATTATTTAATCTTTTAGAAGATAAGGTTAAAGAGTTAAAAAAGAAATTTCCTTACTTAGATTTTAGTGAATTAATTTTTTTCGGCTCCCTTAATTTGATTGAAGAGTTGATGGATAATTATGAAAAAAACGAAAAAATTTTAAAAGAAAGGCTAGATTTGCTCATTGAAAAATTGGTTAATAATAAGGGCTCTCGGTAG
- the pheT gene encoding phenylalanine--tRNA ligase subunit beta produces the protein MKLTLNWLNEFLEPKINERELLDLLEKKGIEVVNFYDYLRDFSYYLLATIIEKKENETVLKIGNEKFVIKENINAKIGEKVGYHLKEKKLLKGKDLSFPQEDYLIFEEEEGKEVFNYLDNLFLEVEITPNRADLFSVFGLAREVAYFTDRNLILPTVNNNLYEIEEKNDIEIIIEDLEQCPIYIGTKIVNLKIKPSPLFYQWRLFLSGLRPINNVVDATNYTLIQFGQPLHPFDLKRIFGNEIYIRLGRKGEKIKTIDGVEREVSEKVLCIADKKRIIAIAGIIGGQNTEIIENTTEVLLECAFFSQETIRAGINFLNLRTEAARRFELGIDYENLNYFANYAANLIAQWGGGKIVKEQKIVKKEIEKKLISFPLNYPKRILGIDLPSNYILNIFQRIGGKIKEIREKEIIYEPPAWRHDLKLPIDLVEEIARYYGYEKFSSSFYLKIKKIGEIQPFTAFLNALKNFLIGRGFCEIITLSFLPEKIGEGIKLLNPLNERLAILRNSLLPSLLSVISHNHSFNNKDLRIFEIGKVYKKEKYLLAIALTGNNLPINFDTKPKKVDYFDLKGIIEEIFNFLNITEFNYLLKKHAYFSSFPSVAITYKNEEIGYLGKINEDLLVQYEIENEVFYAEIDLEKIYQHFTKEKIYQPLPSLSVIYRDLSFIIDENLCAQEIIDFIKKNYSSLIKEIIIFDSFVGQPLPLGKRNLGLRLFFQPKDEPYTKEELEKLLKEIILLVEKNFPAQLRKK, from the coding sequence ATGAAACTTACTTTAAATTGGTTAAATGAGTTTTTAGAACCGAAAATCAATGAAAGAGAACTTTTAGATTTATTAGAGAAAAAGGGTATTGAAGTAGTAAATTTCTATGATTATTTAAGAGATTTTTCTTATTATCTTTTAGCAACAATCATCGAAAAAAAAGAAAACGAAACAGTTTTAAAAATTGGTAATGAAAAATTTGTGATTAAGGAAAATATTAACGCTAAAATAGGAGAAAAAGTAGGTTATCATTTAAAAGAAAAAAAATTATTAAAAGGGAAAGATTTATCTTTTCCCCAAGAAGATTATTTGATCTTTGAGGAAGAAGAAGGAAAGGAGGTTTTTAATTATCTTGATAACCTATTTCTGGAAGTAGAAATTACTCCTAACCGAGCAGACCTTTTTTCGGTTTTTGGTCTTGCCCGAGAGGTTGCCTATTTTACTGATAGAAATTTAATTTTGCCAACAGTTAATAATAATCTTTACGAAATAGAAGAAAAAAACGACATCGAAATAATTATTGAAGATTTAGAGCAATGCCCAATTTATATTGGCACTAAAATTGTTAATTTAAAAATAAAACCATCTCCTCTATTTTATCAATGGCGTCTTTTTCTTTCAGGATTACGACCAATAAATAATGTTGTTGATGCTACTAACTATACCCTTATCCAATTTGGCCAGCCTTTACATCCTTTTGATTTAAAAAGAATTTTTGGCAACGAAATCTATATCCGTTTAGGCAGAAAGGGAGAAAAGATTAAAACTATTGATGGTGTCGAAAGAGAAGTTTCTGAGAAAGTTCTTTGTATTGCTGATAAAAAAAGAATTATTGCAATTGCCGGAATAATTGGTGGTCAAAACACTGAGATTATTGAAAACACAACCGAAGTCCTTTTGGAATGTGCTTTCTTTTCTCAAGAAACCATAAGAGCAGGAATAAATTTCTTAAACTTACGAACGGAAGCTGCCCGAAGATTTGAGTTAGGAATCGATTATGAAAATTTAAATTATTTCGCTAACTATGCTGCTAATCTAATTGCCCAATGGGGTGGTGGAAAAATTGTTAAAGAACAAAAAATAGTTAAGAAGGAAATAGAAAAAAAATTAATCTCTTTTCCTTTAAATTATCCTAAAAGAATTTTAGGTATAGATCTTCCTTCGAACTATATTTTAAATATTTTTCAAAGAATTGGTGGAAAAATAAAGGAAATAAGAGAAAAAGAAATAATTTACGAACCACCTGCTTGGCGCCATGATTTAAAACTGCCAATTGATTTAGTAGAAGAAATTGCTCGCTATTATGGGTACGAAAAATTTTCCTCTTCCTTTTATTTAAAAATTAAAAAAATTGGCGAAATCCAACCTTTCACTGCCTTTTTAAATGCCTTAAAGAATTTTTTAATTGGCCGAGGTTTTTGCGAAATAATTACCTTAAGTTTCTTACCGGAAAAAATAGGAGAAGGAATTAAATTATTAAATCCGTTAAATGAAAGACTAGCGATTTTGAGAAATTCTCTTCTTCCTTCGTTATTATCAGTAATTTCTCACAACCATTCTTTTAATAATAAAGATTTAAGAATTTTTGAGATTGGTAAGGTTTATAAAAAAGAAAAATATTTATTAGCAATTGCTTTAACCGGTAATAATTTACCAATTAATTTCGACACGAAACCTAAAAAAGTAGATTATTTTGATTTAAAGGGTATTATTGAAGAGATTTTTAATTTTTTAAACATTACTGAATTTAATTACTTATTAAAAAAGCATGCTTATTTTTCCTCATTCCCATCAGTAGCAATTACCTATAAAAACGAAGAAATTGGTTATTTAGGAAAAATTAATGAAGACTTACTTGTCCAATATGAAATTGAAAATGAAGTCTTTTATGCTGAAATAGACTTAGAAAAAATCTACCAACATTTTACCAAAGAAAAAATCTACCAACCTCTTCCTTCTCTCTCTGTTATATATCGCGATTTGTCCTTTATTATTGACGAAAATCTTTGTGCCCAGGAAATAATTGATTTTATCAAAAAAAATTATTCTTCTTTGATAAAAGAAATTATTATATTTGACTCTTTTGTAGGCCAACCCTTACCTTTGGGCAAGAGAAATCTTGGTCTCCGCCTCTTTTTTCAACCTAAAGATGAACCTTACACTAAGGAAGAATTGGAAAAATTGTTAAAAGAAATTATCTTATTAGTAGAAAAAAACTTTCCTGCTCAATTAAGAAAAAAATGA
- the metK gene encoding methionine adenosyltransferase yields the protein MRIDFFTSESVTEGHPDKICDQISDAVLDEILRQDEYARVACETFVTVGLVIVGGEITTKGWVDLQKVVRNLLKEIGYTSTKYGLSADNCAILNAIGTQSPDIAIGVDRGGAGDQGLMIGYATRETKEYMPLPIILAHKLTRRLAEVRKKKILPYLGPDGKSQVTVEYHDGKPVRVDSVVIAAQHTEEVLDSTGERMKEEAKEEIIEKVIKAVIPEEYLDKNTKFYVNETGKFIIGGPQSDTGMTGRKIIVDTYGGKVRHGGGAFSGKDPTKVDRSASYMARYVAKNLVASGVCDEVEISVAYVIGRPEPLHISLNTFNTGKVKDEVLLKLVKEMFDFTPKGMIEHLKLRRPIYLPTACYGHFGREEEDFTWEKLDMVKEIRERLGI from the coding sequence ATGAGAATAGATTTTTTTACTTCCGAATCAGTTACAGAAGGGCATCCAGATAAAATTTGTGATCAAATTTCCGATGCTGTTTTGGATGAAATTTTAAGGCAAGATGAATATGCTCGGGTGGCTTGTGAAACTTTTGTTACTGTAGGGTTAGTAATTGTTGGTGGCGAAATAACTACCAAGGGATGGGTTGATTTACAAAAGGTCGTGAGGAATCTATTAAAAGAAATTGGCTATACCAGCACCAAATATGGATTATCAGCAGATAATTGTGCAATACTGAATGCCATTGGTACCCAATCACCAGATATTGCGATTGGTGTTGACCGTGGCGGAGCCGGTGACCAAGGTTTGATGATTGGTTATGCTACTCGTGAAACAAAGGAATATATGCCTCTACCAATTATTTTAGCTCATAAATTGACCAGAAGATTGGCAGAAGTAAGAAAGAAAAAAATTTTACCCTATTTAGGACCTGATGGAAAATCACAAGTAACAGTAGAATATCACGATGGTAAACCGGTGAGGGTTGATAGTGTAGTGATAGCTGCTCAACATACTGAAGAAGTTTTGGATAGTACAGGAGAAAGAATGAAAGAAGAGGCTAAAGAGGAAATAATTGAGAAAGTTATAAAGGCGGTAATTCCTGAAGAATATTTAGATAAGAATACTAAATTTTATGTTAATGAGACAGGCAAATTTATTATCGGTGGACCCCAATCCGATACTGGAATGACCGGTAGAAAAATAATTGTTGATACTTATGGAGGCAAAGTAAGGCATGGTGGCGGAGCCTTTTCTGGCAAAGATCCAACAAAAGTTGATCGGAGTGCTTCTTATATGGCAAGATATGTAGCGAAAAATTTAGTTGCTAGTGGTGTATGTGATGAAGTGGAAATCAGTGTTGCTTATGTGATTGGCCGACCTGAACCTCTTCATATTAGTTTAAATACTTTTAACACTGGAAAAGTGAAAGACGAGGTTTTATTAAAATTGGTAAAGGAAATGTTTGATTTTACGCCTAAGGGAATGATTGAACACTTGAAGTTAAGAAGACCAATTTATTTGCCTACTGCTTGTTATGGTCATTTTGGTCGGGAAGAAGAAGATTTTACTTGGGAAAAACTAGATATGGTAAAAGAGATTCGGGAACGGTTAGGAATATAA
- the ahcY gene encoding adenosylhomocysteinase, giving the protein MKFHIKDINLSALGRTRVEWAGRFMPVLKLIGERFEKEKPFKNIKISACLHITTETANLLIVLKKGGAIIRVCASNPLSTQDDVAAYLVKEMEIPVFAIKREDKKTYYFHIHQVLEQKPNITIDDGADLVSTLHKERKDLIDEVIGGTEETTTGVIRLKNMEREGVLKYPIIAVNDSYTKYLFDNRYGTGQSTIDGILRATNFLFSGSTVVICGYGWCGRGIAMRAKGMGAQVIICEVDPIKALEAKMDGYEVMSLVEASRIGDLFITATGNINVINKKHFLLMKDGAILCNAGHFDVEIDKKGLKEVSIKKRKIREFCEEYLLKNKRRIYLLAEGRLVNLSSAEGHPAVVMDMSFANQALACEYLVKNRNKLENKVYKLPLEIDKEIAYLKLKSMGIKIDRLTKEQEKYLISWQLGT; this is encoded by the coding sequence ATGAAATTTCATATAAAAGATATTAATTTATCTGCTCTTGGTAGGACACGTGTAGAATGGGCGGGAAGATTTATGCCCGTTTTGAAATTGATTGGCGAACGATTTGAAAAAGAAAAACCTTTTAAAAATATAAAAATTTCTGCCTGTCTTCACATCACCACAGAAACAGCTAATTTGCTGATTGTTTTAAAAAAAGGTGGAGCAATTATTAGAGTATGTGCTTCTAATCCTCTCTCTACTCAAGATGATGTGGCTGCTTATCTTGTTAAAGAAATGGAGATTCCAGTATTTGCTATTAAAAGGGAAGACAAAAAAACTTATTATTTTCATATTCATCAAGTTTTGGAGCAAAAGCCGAACATTACTATTGATGATGGTGCTGATTTGGTTTCCACATTACATAAAGAAAGAAAGGATTTGATTGATGAGGTAATTGGTGGAACAGAAGAAACCACTACTGGAGTTATCAGATTGAAAAATATGGAGAGAGAAGGTGTTTTAAAATATCCGATAATTGCGGTAAACGATTCTTATACTAAATATCTCTTTGATAATCGTTATGGAACAGGTCAGTCAACAATTGATGGAATCTTACGAGCAACAAATTTTCTTTTTAGTGGTTCAACAGTGGTCATTTGTGGTTATGGCTGGTGTGGTCGTGGTATCGCAATGCGGGCAAAAGGAATGGGTGCTCAAGTAATAATTTGTGAAGTTGACCCAATCAAAGCATTAGAGGCGAAAATGGATGGTTACGAAGTAATGAGTTTAGTCGAGGCTTCGAGGATTGGTGATTTGTTTATCACCGCTACCGGCAATATTAATGTAATAAATAAAAAACATTTTCTTTTAATGAAGGATGGAGCAATTTTATGTAATGCTGGACATTTTGATGTTGAAATTGATAAAAAGGGTTTAAAAGAAGTAAGTATTAAAAAAAGAAAAATAAGAGAATTTTGTGAAGAATACTTATTGAAAAATAAAAGAAGAATTTATCTTTTAGCTGAAGGAAGGTTAGTAAATCTTTCTTCAGCAGAAGGACATCCGGCAGTGGTAATGGATATGTCATTTGCTAATCAAGCCTTGGCTTGTGAATATTTAGTAAAAAATCGTAATAAATTAGAAAATAAAGTTTACAAATTACCATTAGAAATTGATAAAGAAATTGCTTATTTAAAATTGAAATCAATGGGAATAAAAATAGATAGGCTAACAAAAGAGCAAGAAAAATATCTTATTTCTTGGCAGTTGGGAACCTAA